Genomic DNA from Alistipes indistinctus YIT 12060:
CCCGGAGCCGGTCCTCCCAATGCAGCGATAGAGCTGACATATACGAGCAACCCCACGCCGCATTCCAAACAGGCATCGGCTACCTGTGTCGCAATTTCAGTATTGGCTGCCACAATGTCGCCCTCCTCCTGAGGATCGAACGACACGCGGGCCGCACAATGAAAAACCACATCGGCCCCCCGCAAAGCGTCGGCCAGTTCCAGCGGATTATTCAAAGCGGCCTCATAACGCTCCAGCCGGCCGGCTTCAACCGCTGTGCCCATGCGCTGCAACGTCGCATCGAGCCGGTCGAAACGGCTCCCCTCGCGCACCAAAAGCCGCACCCGGCAATCCTGCCGCAGCAATTCGGCAACCAGGTGGCTCCCGACCAGACCCGTACCTCCGGTCACGACGATCCGTTTACCGGTTAATGTACGCTGTCCCGTTGTATTCGATTCCGTTCCTCTACTCATTTCTTCATTCCTGTCGATCTCTCGCGTTACCCGATTTTCTCGTTGCAATCGGCTTCCCAAATCATTTTTTTACCGAAGCCGAGACGGTTATCGGTCAATTTCAGGTAATCGGGTGCGATCGCCCACATCTCCAAATCCATTGCCGCTGCATACGGGAAACGCAACATATAGGCTTTTTTAACTGCCGCAAGTTCCTTGCCGCAGGGACGGTACATCCGGCCCCTCACTTGCAATCCCTGCACTTTGCCGACGAGCTTCGTCTCCAAAACCACCGCCGCAGCCACCCGTGCATTGCGCTGCAACTGGGCCACATGCCACGTATTCCCGGCCGAAGTCACGGCAAAAAGGTTCTGTTCGGGCAAATATGCGTAAAACAGCGATGAACAGTGCGGCACATCATCCACCGTCGTCGCCAGCGTCAGCACATGATGCCGCCCGATGAACCGGACAATCCGTTCATCCACGGGAACGGTCGCATGGAAATCGTTACCCGTTCCGCCCCGCACGGAACCGGCACAACCAACAGAACGGCCAGAACCGATAAGATAAGCGAGGCCGTCCTCCCCGGAAGAACCGGCAGGCGCGACAGGAGAGGATGCGTCGGAAAGGCCGACAGTGCCGGCAATTCCACAGGGATCGTCAAGATTTATTTTTTCGCCGCAGGAGCAGCCGGTTTCGCAGGAGTGTCCTTGTCCGGTGCCGGTGCCACCGGAGCCGCGGTATTCGGTATCGCTTTGCATAAAGAATCCAGTTCGAGGGAGGTTACTTTAAGGCTGTCGGCCACATCGCCGCTGAGTTCGGCCATAATCCGTTCCTTGACCACATTGAATGCCGTACGGTTACCCTGGCGGATCGGTTCGGCCGGTTCCGACGGCACTTTCAGCGGGTCAATCGGCGTCGAACCCCGCCAAATACGGAAATCGAGATGCGGGCCGGTTGCCAGACCGGTCGCGCCGACATAGCCGATCAGGTCCCCCTGTTTCACACGCGTGCCTTTCGAGATACCCTTCGCATAAGCTTTCAGGTGCAGGTAGCCCGAAGTCAACGACCCGACATTATGTTTAATTTTCAGCGTATTACCGCCACCACCGCTCCAATCCTTGTAAATCACGACGCCATCGCCGATCGCGTGCACCGGAGTCCCCGACGGAGCGGCATAATCGACCCCGTGGTGCGGGCGCCGGATGCGCAGCACCGGATGCAGACGCGAATTCGAAAAACGCGAGCTGATGCGCGAGAATTTCAGCGGGGCTTTGAGCAGAGCTTTGCGCAGGCTGTTACCGTTTTCGTCCCAATAACCCAATTTTCCATCCTGCAAGAACGGAATCGCATAATAGGTTTTGCCTCCATGCTCGAAACGCGCGCCCCAAATCGCCCCAAGGCCGACATTCGTGCTGTCGACATATTTTTGGTCGTAAATTACCGTAAAATTATCCTCGGGCTGTAGCGCGAAAAAGTCGATGGTCCAGGCATAAATCTCCGACAATTCCATCGCCAATGCAGGACTCATATCAT
This window encodes:
- a CDS encoding pyridoxamine 5'-phosphate oxidase family protein, with translation MQSDTEYRGSGGTGTGQGHSCETGCSCGEKINLDDPCGIAGTVGLSDASSPVAPAGSSGEDGLAYLIGSGRSVGCAGSVRGGTGNDFHATVPVDERIVRFIGRHHVLTLATTVDDVPHCSSLFYAYLPEQNLFAVTSAGNTWHVAQLQRNARVAAAVVLETKLVGKVQGLQVRGRMYRPCGKELAAVKKAYMLRFPYAAAMDLEMWAIAPDYLKLTDNRLGFGKKMIWEADCNEKIG
- a CDS encoding peptidoglycan DD-metalloendopeptidase family protein — translated: MKISRKIWLPATVGLVVVIGIVVWLVCRNGSSSEGEIVVVEEPVELLYGIEKGKYDITEGEFASGETIGALLGRYGIGPGKVDSIARVAEPVFSMRNLRAGHPYVVFQTRDSVGPKKLAYFVYEATTTDYLVIDLTDSIRVHKAAKDVTVQRQKRSASITSSLWKSMTDNDMSPALAMELSEIYAWTIDFFALQPEDNFTVIYDQKYVDSTNVGLGAIWGARFEHGGKTYYAIPFLQDGKLGYWDENGNSLRKALLKAPLKFSRISSRFSNSRLHPVLRIRRPHHGVDYAAPSGTPVHAIGDGVVIYKDWSGGGGNTLKIKHNVGSLTSGYLHLKAYAKGISKGTRVKQGDLIGYVGATGLATGPHLDFRIWRGSTPIDPLKVPSEPAEPIRQGNRTAFNVVKERIMAELSGDVADSLKVTSLELDSLCKAIPNTAAPVAPAPDKDTPAKPAAPAAKK